The Candidatus Fukatsuia endosymbiont of Tuberolachnus salignus nucleotide sequence TATCATGTCATAAATTAAAATATTTTATATCAGTCTATTAGAACTAAGTGTCTAATTATAAGAAAGATATTTTTTTCATTTTAATAACTTCAATAATCGATGTGGTGGATATAGATGGTGTACGTTCAAGATAGATAACACGACAGATATCATTAAATTCATCGAATTTTCCTGTCCAATCATCACCCATCACTAAAATATCAGCTTTATTGTTAATTAAGTAATTTCTTTTCATTTCTAAGGATTCTTCAATAAACACTTCATCGACACATTTAAGAGAACGAATAATGGCTAAACGCTCATCCTGACAATATATGGGATGTTTAT carries:
- a CDS encoding adenylyltransferase/cytidyltransferase family protein; translation: MKKVITFGTFDVFHIGHLFLLKRAKQLGSQLIVGISSDTLNLKKKNKHPIYCQDERLAIIRSLKCVDEVFIEESLEMKRNYLINNKADILVMGDDWTGKFDEFNDICRVIYLERTPSISTTSIIEVIKMKKISFL